In a genomic window of Halobiforma lacisalsi AJ5:
- a CDS encoding RNB domain-containing ribonuclease — protein sequence MSDDADAQAEAGTAEGQGPVEISEDLARHLENKREELFEKFEIPDGFPPEVLEEAEERTDGVQEEIQEEVDEREDLRDLTTWTTDPIDAQDFDDALSIEEREDEYVLWVHIADVTHYVTPDTAMWDSAVERSNTVYLPGYTIHMLPPVLAETVCSLVPNEDRLAHTVEMHLDKENLGYESIDIYKSVIRSDERLTYTQAENRLDDPDAPLHEENKLVHELADRMHEQRKEDGSLVLNPARDRAHTIIEECMLKANKAVTHTLMWDRGVEAMYRVHPQPSPDEWSEALQEIQDLDGVSIPGSTWDDPRKAVNATLEEAPARQLDKIQWAVMKVMPRAKYMNDPFGGHHALNFEIYGHFTSPIRRLSDLINHWIVYKNDVPENLVELCDRASDKQKDAEQCEREYKGFLQEVGLDPTAVNNRGIEVVDESEAEKTL from the coding sequence ATGAGCGACGACGCAGACGCACAGGCCGAAGCCGGTACGGCCGAAGGCCAGGGCCCCGTCGAGATTTCCGAGGACCTCGCGCGCCACCTCGAGAACAAACGCGAGGAACTGTTCGAGAAGTTCGAGATTCCGGACGGGTTTCCGCCGGAGGTGCTCGAGGAGGCCGAGGAACGCACGGACGGCGTCCAGGAAGAGATCCAGGAGGAGGTCGACGAACGCGAGGACCTCCGTGACCTGACGACCTGGACGACCGACCCGATCGACGCACAGGACTTCGACGACGCGCTCTCGATCGAAGAACGCGAGGACGAGTACGTTCTCTGGGTCCACATCGCCGACGTGACCCACTACGTCACGCCCGACACGGCGATGTGGGACTCGGCCGTCGAGCGGAGCAACACGGTCTACCTGCCGGGGTACACGATCCACATGCTCCCGCCGGTGCTGGCCGAGACGGTCTGTTCGCTGGTGCCCAACGAGGACCGACTCGCCCACACCGTCGAGATGCACCTCGACAAGGAGAACCTGGGCTACGAGAGCATCGACATCTACAAGTCGGTCATCAGGTCCGACGAACGGCTCACCTACACCCAGGCCGAGAACCGACTGGACGACCCCGATGCGCCGCTGCACGAGGAGAACAAACTCGTCCACGAACTCGCCGACCGGATGCACGAACAACGCAAGGAGGACGGCTCGCTCGTCCTGAATCCGGCCCGCGACCGCGCCCACACGATCATCGAGGAGTGTATGCTGAAGGCCAACAAGGCCGTCACGCACACGCTGATGTGGGACCGCGGCGTCGAGGCGATGTACCGGGTCCACCCACAGCCGAGCCCCGACGAGTGGTCCGAAGCCCTCCAGGAGATTCAGGACTTAGACGGCGTGTCGATCCCCGGCAGCACGTGGGACGACCCCCGGAAGGCTGTCAACGCGACGCTCGAGGAGGCACCGGCCCGGCAACTCGACAAGATCCAGTGGGCCGTGATGAAGGTGATGCCCCGCGCGAAGTACATGAACGACCCGTTCGGGGGCCACCACGCGCTGAACTTCGAGATCTACGGCCACTTCACGAGTCCGATCCGCCGACTCTCGGACCTGATCAACCACTGGATCGTCTACAAGAACGACGTTCCCGAGAACCTCGTAGAACTGTGCGATCGGGCGAGCGACAAGCAGAAAGACGCCGAGCAGTGCGAACGCGAGTACAAGGGATTCCTCCAGGAGGTCGGCCTCGATCCGACGGCGGTCAACAACCGCGGGATCGAGGTCGTCGACGAGAGCGAGGCCGAGAAGACGCTGTAG
- the rtcA gene encoding RNA 3'-terminal phosphate cyclase, whose protein sequence is MTPTYELDGSDAGGQFVRTALALSVLENEPIRIENVRGNRSTPGLRHQHLAVAETMVELCDADATGVELGSETVEFDPALETRSRHPRLEGGRYAVDIGTAGSVTLLFDAVLPLAAVLESPLRLTVTGGTDVKWSPPLDYVRHVKLPLLRQFGLVAACELERRGFYPTGGGRATLHLAPSTIEPIDLRSRGEADGLRLYSTEAAALSEQDVAFRQAEGALERLDDGLEARERCETTAESACPGSAIVLRLEYEAGPGGATGLAGFTALGERGTPAERVGEDAANAANRFLAGTAPVDRHMADQLLVFLALAGGRVRVPEETDHVATSRALLEAVDVPTTLERAADGEEPVVSVDSSAALLD, encoded by the coding sequence GTGACCCCGACGTACGAACTCGACGGGAGCGACGCAGGCGGCCAGTTCGTCCGGACGGCACTGGCCCTCTCCGTCCTCGAGAACGAGCCGATCCGCATCGAGAACGTCCGCGGGAACCGATCGACCCCCGGACTCCGCCACCAGCACCTGGCGGTCGCCGAAACGATGGTCGAACTCTGCGACGCCGACGCGACGGGCGTCGAACTGGGGTCGGAGACGGTCGAGTTCGATCCGGCTCTCGAGACCCGGAGTAGGCACCCCCGACTCGAGGGCGGCAGGTACGCGGTCGACATCGGCACCGCCGGCAGCGTGACGCTGCTGTTCGACGCCGTCCTGCCGCTCGCCGCCGTCCTCGAGTCCCCGCTGCGGCTGACCGTGACCGGCGGGACGGACGTGAAGTGGTCGCCGCCGCTCGACTACGTCCGGCACGTCAAACTCCCCCTCCTGCGGCAGTTCGGGCTCGTCGCCGCCTGCGAACTCGAGCGGCGCGGCTTCTATCCGACGGGCGGCGGGCGGGCGACGCTGCACCTCGCTCCGTCGACGATCGAGCCGATCGACCTCCGGTCGCGCGGTGAAGCCGACGGCCTGCGGCTCTACTCGACGGAGGCTGCGGCGCTGTCCGAACAGGACGTCGCCTTCCGGCAGGCCGAGGGCGCGCTCGAGCGGCTGGACGACGGGCTCGAGGCCCGCGAACGCTGCGAGACGACCGCCGAGAGCGCCTGTCCCGGCTCGGCGATCGTCCTTCGACTCGAGTACGAGGCGGGCCCGGGCGGCGCGACCGGGCTCGCCGGCTTCACCGCGCTCGGGGAGCGGGGCACGCCCGCCGAACGCGTCGGCGAGGACGCCGCGAACGCCGCGAACCGCTTTCTCGCGGGTACCGCACCGGTCGACCGCCACATGGCCGACCAGCTGCTCGTCTTCCTTGCGCTCGCGGGCGGCCGGGTCCGCGTTCCCGAGGAAACGGACCACGTCGCGACCAGTCGGGCGCTGCTCGAGGCCGTCGACGTTCCGACGACGCTCGAGCGAGCAGCCGACGGCGAGGAGCCAGTCGTCTCCGTCGACTCGAGCGCGGCGCTCCTCGACTGA
- a CDS encoding MFS transporter, with translation MRPRFRSDPLRRRWLLWATLGVVFLLVNVNRLSTAVLSEKLMMAFGTTGAQLGTLHAMFFWVYAVMQIPTGVLADRIGPRLTATVGAAVMNVGAIWFSVADGYLAALVARGLVGLGGSVIFVCILRFCANWYRADEFATMSGLTFAVSGVGGVLATTPLAIAVEAAGWRTTVGWLGIAGLAFTVLVFALVRDTPVRAGFEPLEGVPEQPTPSNAQLRSHLDGVLRDPLIWVVSVMLFCSSGVNLTLFGLWGVPYVVQTYDVSVTYASVFTLLGGVGLMIGPPGIGWLSDRLERRVELMVAGGAAFTTALAVIAVVGDPALPVVGVAFFLSGALLGAFLLGYAVVKDRHPDSASGISTGTVNGAGFFGAATLPTIMGWALDAYWTGELVGGVRVYTEAGYRLAFGIATAAGAVAFACTVWLYYREKRGATSLVDPDASSVGKSSNRDDEKTDGDADDDGRSVAEK, from the coding sequence ATGCGCCCGCGATTCCGATCCGACCCGCTCCGGCGTCGGTGGCTCCTCTGGGCGACGCTGGGGGTCGTCTTCCTGCTGGTCAACGTCAACCGCCTCTCGACGGCGGTCCTCTCCGAGAAGTTGATGATGGCGTTCGGGACGACCGGCGCGCAACTGGGGACGCTCCACGCCATGTTCTTCTGGGTGTACGCGGTCATGCAGATCCCGACGGGCGTCCTCGCCGACCGGATCGGTCCCCGCCTGACCGCGACCGTCGGCGCGGCGGTGATGAACGTCGGTGCGATCTGGTTTTCCGTCGCCGACGGCTACCTCGCCGCGCTCGTCGCCCGCGGGCTCGTCGGCCTCGGCGGGAGTGTGATCTTCGTCTGCATCCTCCGGTTTTGCGCGAACTGGTACCGGGCCGACGAGTTCGCGACGATGAGCGGACTCACTTTCGCGGTCTCGGGTGTCGGCGGCGTGCTCGCAACGACGCCGCTCGCGATCGCCGTCGAGGCTGCCGGCTGGCGGACCACCGTCGGCTGGCTCGGGATCGCCGGCCTGGCCTTTACCGTACTCGTGTTCGCCCTCGTGCGGGATACGCCCGTTCGAGCCGGGTTCGAACCGCTCGAGGGCGTCCCCGAGCAGCCGACGCCCTCGAACGCCCAGTTGCGCTCCCACCTGGACGGGGTGCTCCGGGATCCGCTGATCTGGGTCGTCAGCGTCATGCTGTTCTGCTCGAGCGGCGTCAACCTCACCCTGTTCGGCCTGTGGGGGGTGCCCTACGTCGTCCAGACCTACGACGTGTCGGTCACCTACGCCTCGGTCTTCACGCTGCTGGGTGGCGTCGGGCTGATGATCGGCCCGCCGGGAATCGGCTGGCTCTCGGACCGCCTCGAGCGACGGGTCGAACTGATGGTGGCGGGCGGGGCCGCGTTCACTACGGCGCTGGCGGTCATCGCCGTCGTCGGCGACCCGGCCCTGCCCGTCGTCGGAGTTGCGTTCTTCCTCTCCGGGGCGTTGCTCGGCGCGTTCCTGCTCGGCTACGCGGTCGTCAAGGACCGCCACCCCGACAGCGCGAGCGGTATCTCGACGGGGACGGTCAACGGCGCGGGCTTCTTCGGCGCGGCGACGCTCCCGACGATCATGGGCTGGGCCCTGGACGCCTACTGGACCGGCGAACTCGTCGGCGGCGTCCGGGTCTACACCGAGGCCGGCTATCGTCTCGCGTTCGGGATCGCCACCGCTGCTGGTGCGGTGGCGTTCGCCTGTACGGTCTGGCTCTACTACCGCGAGAAGCGGGGGGCGACGAGCCTCGTCGATCCGGACGCCTCGAGCGTCGGGAAGTCGTCCAATCGGGACGATGAGAAGACTGACGGGGACGCCGACGACGACGGTCGAAGCGTCGCCGAGAAGTAG
- a CDS encoding DUF7562 family protein, whose amino-acid sequence MALWSSRNRTETVTCLACGVDVARSDAREYDKHGDRWDRDDKTFEHLCKSCFGDLCHQPRDGLEDLLVDLEAGENSQGVFLSQYLSTVEDRYGPLEEGQD is encoded by the coding sequence ATGGCCCTGTGGTCCTCTCGGAACCGCACCGAGACGGTCACCTGTCTCGCCTGCGGGGTCGACGTCGCGCGGTCCGACGCCCGCGAGTACGACAAGCACGGCGACCGCTGGGATCGCGACGACAAGACGTTCGAACACCTCTGTAAGTCCTGCTTCGGCGACCTCTGTCACCAGCCGCGGGACGGCCTCGAGGACCTGCTCGTCGACCTCGAGGCCGGCGAGAACAGTCAGGGCGTTTTCCTCTCGCAGTACCTCTCGACGGTCGAAGACCGGTACGGGCCGCTCGAGGAAGGCCAGGATTGA
- a CDS encoding GNAT family N-acetyltransferase: MTRAVRQATTDDAWTVHETARESWHAAYDDVLGSERVDEIVDEWYALGDLESSIEDANDRPDAQFLVAVPSDERREPANDGGIGGEDCLGFAHVVPWPEDEAVGYLVRLYVTPDRWGEGIGTALLERLESEVREEFDRLRLAVLADNEVGVSFYESAGFHRVETRETDLADGLEEHVYEKSL, translated from the coding sequence GTGACTCGAGCAGTTCGGCAGGCGACGACCGACGACGCGTGGACGGTCCACGAAACGGCGCGTGAGAGCTGGCATGCTGCCTACGACGACGTGCTCGGCTCCGAGCGGGTCGACGAGATCGTCGACGAGTGGTACGCGCTCGGGGACCTCGAGTCGTCCATCGAGGACGCCAACGACCGGCCCGACGCCCAGTTCCTCGTCGCCGTGCCGTCCGACGAGCGACGCGAACCGGCAAACGACGGCGGGATCGGAGGCGAGGACTGCCTCGGCTTCGCCCACGTCGTCCCCTGGCCCGAGGACGAGGCCGTCGGCTACCTGGTCCGGCTCTACGTCACCCCCGACCGCTGGGGCGAGGGCATCGGGACGGCGCTGCTCGAGCGCCTCGAGAGCGAAGTACGGGAGGAGTTCGACCGGCTACGTCTGGCCGTCCTCGCGGACAACGAGGTCGGGGTGTCGTTCTACGAGTCCGCAGGGTTCCACCGGGTCGAAACCCGGGAGACGGATCTGGCGGACGGGCTCGAGGAGCACGTATACGAGAAGTCGCTGTGA
- the acs gene encoding acetate--CoA ligase, with protein MIDRSRRARVSDTTDTKLESRLEEQETFEPPKSFVEQANVTDPAIRTEFEENWPECWERAAEFLSWDWEYDSVVDAADAPQYEWFTGGRLNASYNCLDRHVEDGAKNRAAIKWEGELGETRTYTYGELLNEVEAFAAALREMGVETGDAVTLYLPMVPELPVAMLACARLGAPHSVVFAGFSADALATRMRSSDSEYLVTCDGYYRRGEALNHGQKAKNGLRNVDHDVESIVVNRLGDESDSSFGDDAHDYGALVAEHEGASVPPVSRDAEDVLFLLYTSGTTGQPKGVEHATGGYLSYAAWTAHAVLDLEPTDTHWCTADIGWITGHSYVVYGPLALGATTFMYEGTPDYPDRDRFWKLIEKNRVDVFYTAPTAIRAFMKWGEEYPATHDLSSLRLLGSVGEPIDPHAWKWYYKHIGDEECPIVDTWWQTETGGTMVTTVPGIDTMKPGSAGPALPGIDARVVDADGDPVAPGNAGYLVIRKPWPGMLRTLYRNDERFRSEYWSEYSEPDEDEWIYFPEDGAKIDDDGYITVLGRVDDVINVSGHRLGTMEIESAIVDVAGVAEAAVVGADHDVKGEAVCAYVVLKNGEEPTVAMRDRIVESVEDGIGPIARPEKVVFTSELPKTRSDKIMRRLLENIANGEELGDTSTLRNPDAVETIARQVGDD; from the coding sequence ATGATAGATCGCTCTCGAAGGGCGCGTGTGAGCGATACCACAGATACGAAACTCGAATCGAGACTCGAGGAACAGGAGACCTTCGAACCGCCGAAGTCGTTCGTCGAGCAGGCGAACGTCACGGATCCCGCGATTCGTACGGAGTTCGAAGAGAACTGGCCCGAGTGCTGGGAACGCGCCGCTGAGTTCCTCTCGTGGGACTGGGAGTACGACAGCGTCGTCGATGCTGCCGACGCACCGCAGTACGAGTGGTTCACTGGCGGCCGACTCAACGCCTCGTACAACTGTCTCGACCGTCACGTCGAAGACGGTGCAAAGAACCGCGCCGCAATCAAATGGGAAGGAGAACTGGGTGAAACCCGGACGTATACCTACGGCGAGTTGCTGAACGAGGTAGAAGCGTTCGCCGCGGCGTTACGCGAGATGGGCGTCGAGACAGGCGACGCCGTTACGCTGTATCTGCCGATGGTTCCGGAACTCCCGGTCGCGATGTTGGCGTGTGCTCGCCTCGGCGCGCCCCACTCGGTCGTCTTTGCTGGATTTTCGGCGGATGCACTGGCGACCCGAATGCGATCGTCGGACAGCGAGTATCTCGTCACGTGCGACGGGTACTACCGTCGCGGGGAAGCGCTAAACCACGGGCAGAAAGCCAAGAACGGGCTTCGAAACGTCGACCACGACGTCGAGTCGATCGTCGTTAATCGGCTCGGCGACGAGTCGGATTCGTCGTTCGGAGACGATGCCCACGATTACGGCGCTCTCGTCGCCGAACACGAGGGAGCGTCGGTGCCGCCGGTCTCGAGAGACGCCGAGGACGTGCTGTTCCTGTTGTACACGTCGGGGACGACTGGACAGCCGAAAGGCGTCGAGCACGCGACTGGCGGCTACCTCTCCTACGCTGCCTGGACTGCCCACGCAGTACTGGACCTGGAGCCGACGGATACCCACTGGTGTACGGCGGACATCGGCTGGATCACGGGCCACTCCTATGTCGTCTACGGACCGCTGGCGCTCGGCGCGACCACCTTCATGTACGAGGGAACGCCGGATTATCCCGATCGTGATCGGTTCTGGAAACTTATCGAAAAGAACCGAGTAGACGTCTTCTACACGGCACCGACGGCGATTCGAGCGTTCATGAAATGGGGCGAAGAGTATCCCGCAACCCACGACCTCTCGAGTTTGCGGCTGCTCGGATCCGTCGGCGAACCGATCGATCCACACGCCTGGAAGTGGTACTACAAACACATCGGCGACGAAGAGTGTCCGATCGTGGACACCTGGTGGCAGACCGAAACGGGCGGCACGATGGTCACGACCGTACCGGGGATCGACACGATGAAACCCGGCTCCGCAGGCCCGGCGCTGCCCGGGATCGACGCTCGTGTAGTCGACGCCGACGGTGACCCGGTTGCGCCCGGGAACGCGGGATATCTCGTGATTCGGAAGCCCTGGCCAGGGATGCTCCGAACGCTCTACCGGAACGACGAGCGGTTCCGCTCCGAGTACTGGAGCGAGTACTCCGAGCCCGACGAAGACGAGTGGATCTATTTCCCTGAAGACGGCGCGAAGATCGACGATGACGGCTATATCACCGTCCTCGGGCGCGTCGACGACGTGATCAACGTTTCCGGCCATCGGCTGGGAACCATGGAGATCGAATCCGCGATCGTCGACGTTGCGGGCGTCGCCGAGGCGGCCGTCGTCGGCGCTGATCACGACGTCAAAGGCGAGGCCGTTTGTGCGTACGTCGTCTTGAAGAACGGTGAAGAACCGACCGTTGCAATGCGCGATCGAATCGTTGAAAGCGTCGAGGACGGGATCGGTCCGATCGCACGGCCCGAAAAAGTCGTCTTCACGTCCGAACTCCCGAAGACGCGATCGGACAAGATCATGCGACGGCTCCTCGAGAACATCGCGAACGGCGAGGAACTGGGCGACACGTCCACGCTCCGGAATCCTGACGCCGTCGAGACGATCGCTCGACAAGTGGGAGACGACTGA
- a CDS encoding dihydrolipoyl dehydrogenase family protein, with the protein MVHVAIVGGYGSAGVAVADELLEQVDPDSDLELELTLIDDGDPGGGLCILRGCMPSKEVLSAGQHRFQARHDDRLEGVPEPDPEAIVARKDDDVLGFAEHRRNHVHDLATRENVEFVADTARFVDDRVLELAGSGRRLEPDYVVIATGSTLNVPDLPGIDEVSFDSSADVLDATAFPESGVVMGFGYIGLELAPYLSEVGGVDLTVIEHDDYPLDEMDAAYGETILELYREEFGIEVLTNTDEKHLERTDDDGVRLYAEQAGDERVVEADQLYCFTGRRPDLDGLGLEHTRLEAGEGWVEPTMQAVDDERVFVVGDANAREPILHVAKEQGVAAARNVIGHHRGTDLEPYTNVPHHVIFSGLGVYPFARIGHTPATVAESGMDAIVVSREASDDGVFKTKNHPEGLATLIVDADTGSVLGYQGLHLHADVMAKTMQLAVEMTLDVRKIPDRAYHPTTPEIIDGLVREARAELEKRNGARDDG; encoded by the coding sequence ATGGTCCATGTAGCCATCGTCGGCGGATACGGCAGCGCCGGCGTCGCAGTCGCCGACGAACTCCTCGAGCAGGTCGATCCGGACAGCGACCTCGAGTTGGAACTGACGCTGATCGACGACGGCGACCCCGGCGGCGGGCTCTGCATTCTGCGCGGCTGTATGCCGAGCAAGGAGGTACTCTCGGCCGGACAACACCGGTTCCAGGCCCGCCACGACGACCGCCTCGAGGGGGTCCCCGAACCCGATCCCGAGGCGATCGTCGCCCGGAAGGACGACGACGTCCTGGGGTTCGCCGAGCACCGTCGGAACCACGTGCACGACCTGGCAACCAGGGAGAACGTGGAGTTCGTCGCCGACACCGCCCGGTTCGTCGACGACCGCGTGCTCGAACTCGCCGGGTCGGGACGACGACTCGAGCCCGATTACGTCGTGATCGCGACGGGGTCGACCCTGAACGTGCCCGACCTGCCGGGGATCGACGAGGTGTCGTTCGACTCGAGCGCGGACGTCCTCGACGCGACCGCGTTCCCGGAGTCGGGCGTCGTCATGGGCTTTGGCTACATCGGCCTGGAACTCGCACCCTACCTGAGCGAGGTCGGCGGCGTCGACCTCACCGTGATCGAACACGACGACTACCCGCTCGACGAGATGGATGCGGCGTACGGCGAGACGATCCTCGAGCTCTATCGCGAGGAGTTCGGGATCGAGGTGCTGACGAACACTGACGAGAAGCACCTCGAGCGCACCGACGACGACGGCGTGCGGCTGTACGCCGAGCAGGCGGGCGACGAACGGGTCGTCGAGGCCGACCAGCTCTACTGTTTCACCGGCCGCCGGCCGGACCTCGACGGCCTGGGGCTCGAGCACACCCGACTCGAGGCCGGCGAGGGCTGGGTCGAGCCGACGATGCAGGCGGTCGACGACGAGCGCGTGTTCGTCGTCGGCGACGCGAACGCCAGGGAGCCGATCCTCCACGTCGCGAAGGAACAGGGGGTCGCGGCCGCCCGGAACGTGATCGGTCACCACCGGGGCACGGACCTCGAGCCGTACACGAACGTCCCCCATCACGTCATCTTCTCGGGGCTCGGCGTCTACCCGTTCGCCCGGATCGGCCACACGCCGGCGACGGTCGCCGAGTCGGGGATGGACGCGATCGTCGTCTCTCGGGAGGCGTCCGACGACGGCGTCTTCAAGACCAAGAACCATCCCGAGGGACTGGCGACCCTGATCGTCGACGCCGACACCGGGTCGGTGCTGGGCTACCAGGGGCTGCACCTCCACGCCGACGTGATGGCGAAGACGATGCAACTCGCCGTCGAGATGACACTGGACGTCCGCAAGATCCCCGATCGGGCGTACCACCCCACGACGCCGGAGATCATCGACGGCCTCGTTCGCGAGGCGCGGGCCGAACTCGAGAAGCGGAACGGAGCCAGGGACGACGGGTGA
- the kdgK1 gene encoding bifunctional 2-dehydro-3-deoxygluconokinase/2-dehydro-3-deoxygalactonokinase, translating into MSESDLVTFGETMLRLSPPDQERLEDAREFEVRAGGAESNVAIAAQRLGTPATWMSKVPETPLGRRTVGELRQHGIDTEVVWSHRGRQGTYYLERAGEPRGTNVIYDRENTAVSTAKARELDLDTIKDARVFFTTGITPALSSTLRDTTASLLKAAREGGTTTAFDFNYRRKLWSPEEAEETMTHLFPGIDVLVIAARDARTVLGFEGDPRQLAHKLGSQYEFETVVVTRGSEGAIGWHDSVVHEQPAYDTDTVSRIGTGDAFTGAFIARRLEGDDVPTALEYAAATAALKRTIPGDVAQVTEEEVEAVVREGGEALSR; encoded by the coding sequence GTGAGTGAGAGCGACCTCGTCACCTTCGGCGAGACGATGCTCCGGCTCTCGCCGCCGGACCAGGAACGGCTCGAGGACGCCCGCGAGTTCGAGGTCCGGGCCGGCGGTGCCGAGAGCAACGTCGCCATCGCGGCCCAGCGGCTCGGCACCCCCGCGACCTGGATGTCGAAGGTGCCCGAGACGCCGCTTGGCCGGCGGACGGTCGGCGAACTCCGCCAGCACGGGATCGACACCGAGGTCGTCTGGAGCCACCGCGGCCGGCAGGGGACCTACTACCTCGAGCGGGCCGGCGAACCCCGCGGGACGAACGTCATCTACGACCGGGAGAACACCGCCGTCTCGACGGCGAAGGCCCGCGAACTCGACCTGGACACGATCAAGGACGCGAGGGTCTTTTTCACCACGGGGATCACGCCCGCGCTCTCGTCGACGCTGCGGGACACGACCGCGAGCCTGCTCAAGGCCGCTCGCGAGGGCGGGACGACGACCGCGTTCGATTTCAACTACCGGCGCAAGCTTTGGTCGCCGGAGGAGGCCGAGGAGACGATGACCCACCTCTTTCCGGGGATCGACGTGCTCGTGATCGCCGCGCGGGACGCCCGGACCGTCCTCGGGTTCGAGGGCGATCCTCGGCAACTCGCGCACAAACTCGGCTCGCAGTACGAGTTCGAGACCGTCGTCGTCACCCGCGGCTCCGAGGGCGCGATCGGGTGGCACGACAGCGTCGTCCACGAACAACCCGCCTACGACACCGACACCGTCTCCCGGATCGGCACCGGCGACGCCTTCACCGGCGCGTTCATCGCCCGCCGCCTCGAGGGTGACGACGTCCCGACCGCGCTCGAGTACGCGGCGGCGACGGCGGCGCTCAAACGGACGATCCCCGGGGACGTGGCGCAGGTCACCGAGGAGGAGGTCGAGGCCGTCGTCCGCGAGGGCGGCGAGGCACTGTCCCGGTAG
- a CDS encoding NAD(P)/FAD-dependent oxidoreductase, with protein sequence MAHQRDLDPDSDSDSDHDSAGSAPAYEVVVVGGGPAGLTTAIYATRLGHETAVFEKEGGRHAAVEHVHNLLGVSENVSGRELAAHAVAQLEHYGGDFFPDAVDAVTRLESGQGNEPRFRLEAGHATVDAERIVFATGFRDRGPDVPEIERFAGRGLHYCLHCDAYALGDGPVFVLGHAESAAHVAMTMCNFTAEVDLLLDGREPEWDEETDEQLRAHPVDRIETTVVSAYEDETERGGSDEPPRLGGLSFGDGTERDYLGGFAMYGSAYNADLAADLGCELTDDGAIAVDDRRETSVDGVYAVGDVTHGQNQTTIAIGDGAYAGLAVHKDLRRFPKSLEEIRAADGADENGGKAGEAENRDGSSRIEPSDPMVPAASPALRARMRRVRDLDVHPGLRGPSPGRE encoded by the coding sequence ATGGCTCACCAGCGCGACCTCGATCCGGATTCCGATTCGGATTCCGATCACGACTCTGCCGGGTCCGCCCCCGCCTACGAGGTGGTCGTCGTCGGCGGCGGCCCGGCCGGACTGACGACTGCGATCTACGCCACCAGGCTCGGCCACGAGACGGCCGTCTTCGAGAAGGAAGGCGGCCGCCACGCCGCGGTCGAGCACGTCCACAACCTGCTCGGCGTTTCCGAGAACGTCTCCGGGAGGGAGCTTGCGGCCCACGCCGTCGCCCAGCTCGAGCACTACGGCGGCGATTTCTTCCCGGACGCCGTCGACGCCGTTACCCGGCTGGAGAGCGGCCAGGGCAACGAACCCCGGTTTCGACTCGAGGCGGGGCACGCGACCGTCGACGCCGAGCGGATCGTGTTCGCCACCGGGTTCCGTGATCGGGGACCCGACGTGCCCGAGATCGAACGGTTCGCCGGTCGCGGCCTCCACTACTGTCTGCACTGCGACGCGTACGCGCTGGGGGACGGGCCGGTCTTCGTGCTGGGACACGCCGAGAGCGCCGCCCACGTCGCGATGACGATGTGCAACTTCACCGCCGAGGTCGATCTCCTGCTGGACGGCCGCGAACCCGAGTGGGACGAGGAGACCGACGAACAGCTCCGGGCCCACCCCGTCGATCGGATCGAGACGACGGTCGTTTCGGCCTACGAGGACGAGACCGAGCGCGGTGGGTCCGATGAGCCCCCGCGGCTCGGCGGCCTCTCCTTCGGCGACGGGACCGAACGCGACTACCTCGGCGGGTTCGCGATGTACGGGTCGGCGTACAACGCCGACCTCGCGGCGGACCTGGGCTGTGAACTGACCGACGACGGCGCGATCGCGGTCGACGACCGCCGCGAGACGAGCGTCGACGGGGTCTACGCCGTCGGCGACGTTACCCACGGGCAGAACCAGACGACGATCGCCATCGGCGACGGCGCGTACGCTGGCCTCGCTGTCCACAAGGACCTGCGGCGGTTCCCGAAGTCCCTCGAGGAGATCCGGGCGGCCGACGGAGCGGACGAAAACGGGGGGAAGGCGGGCGAGGCCGAAAACCGGGACGGCTCGTCGCGGATCGAGCCGTCCGATCCGATGGTTCCCGCCGCGTCACCCGCACTACGCGCCCGGATGCGGCGGGTGCGGGACCTCGACGTCCATCCCGGCCTCCGGGGGCCGTCGCCGGGCCGGGAGTAA